A part of Podarcis muralis chromosome 13, rPodMur119.hap1.1, whole genome shotgun sequence genomic DNA contains:
- the PABPN1 gene encoding polyadenylate-binding protein 2, protein MASVRGPSSVGGGRGAAAALGGEGEPGGGLVGGPPSSQYGNGLGGSGPGGEQGGGLRELEEEEEEGLLLEAATGGGAAGGGGIRGSGPRGALSSSSSSSHAPSRAGQAGVGGPHHHPHSEELEEEAGLGESDPGDSAIEDPELEAIKARVREMEEEAEKLKELQNEVEKQMNMSPPPGNAGPVIMSLEEKMEADARSIYVGNVDYGATAEELEAHFHGCGSVNRVTILCDKYTGHPKGFAYIEFSDKESVRTSLALDESLFRGRQIKVIPKRTNRPGISTTDRGFPRTRYRGRGSGYSSSRARFYSGFSSRPPRGRAYRGRARATSWYSPY, encoded by the exons ATGGCGTCCGTGCGGGGCCCGAGCAGCGTCGGCGGCGGGCGAGGGGCCGCGGCGGCCTTGGGGGGCGAAGGGGAGCCCGGCGGGGGGCTGGTTGGGGGCCCGCCTTCCTCCCAGTACGGGAACGGGCTGGGGGGGAGCGGCCCCGGGGGGGAGCAGGGCGGGGGGCTCCgcgagttggaggaggaggaggaggaggggctgctCCTCGAGGCCGCGACGGGCGGAGGGGCCGCGGGCGGCGGCGGGATCCGAGGCTCCGGCCCGCGGGgcgccctttcctcctcctcctcttcctcccacgCGCCCTCCAGGGCCGGCCAGGCGGGAGTGGGGGggccccaccaccaccctcactccgaagagctggaggaggaggccggccTGGGAGAGAGCGACCCCGGAGACTCCGCCATCGAAGACCCG GAGTTGGAAGCCATTAAAGCTCGAGTGCGAGAGatggaagaggaagcagagaaGCTAAAAGAGCTGCAGAACGAAGTTGAGAAACAAATGAACATGAGCCCCCCGCCTGGCAACG CTGGCCCAGTCATCATGTCTTTAGAAGAAAAGATGGAAGCAGATGCCAGGTCCATATATGTAGGCAAC GTGGATTACGGGGCAACAGCAGAGGAACTGGAGGCTCACTTCCACGGCTGCGGCTCCGTCAACCGGGTGACCATCCTCTGCGATAAGTACACTGGCCATCCCAAGGG GTTTGCCTACATTGAATTCTCGGACAAGGAGTCGGTGAGGACGTCCTTAGCGTTAGATGAGTCGCTGTTCAGGGGAAGGCAGATTAAG GTGATCCCCAAACGGACCAACCGCCCTGGGATCAGCACCACAGACCGGGGTTTCCCCCGGACCCGGTACAGAGGGAGAGGATCCGGCTACAGCAGTTC